From a region of the Hypanus sabinus isolate sHypSab1 chromosome 2, sHypSab1.hap1, whole genome shotgun sequence genome:
- the six1a gene encoding homeobox protein six1a has translation MSVLPSFGFTQEQVACVCEVLQQGGNLERLGRFLWSLPACDHLHKNESVLKAKAVVAFHRGNFRELYKILESHQFSPHNHSKLQQLWLKAHYIEAEKLRGRPLGAVGKYRVRRKFPLPRTIWDGEETSYCFKEKSRGVLREWYAHNPYPSPREKRELAEATGLTTTQVSNWFKNRRQRDRAAEAKERENNENTNSSGNKQNQLSPINRSKNLMSSSDEELSPPQSPDHCTGSPVLLLPGSLNQSVDSSFSLHGLSSSPGGHAGSIHPHGLQDTLLGTLTSSLVDLGS, from the exons ATGTCAGTGCTGCCTTCTTTCGGTTTTACTCAAGAGCAAGTGGCTTGTGTCTGCGAAGTTCTCCAACAAGGGGGTAACCTGGAGAGGCTGGGTAGGTTTCTCTGGTCCCTTCCAGCCTGCGACCACCTCCACAAGAACGAGAGCGTTCTTAAAGCGAAGGCGGTGGTGGCTTTCCATCGGGGTAACTTCCGAGAGCTCTATAAGATTTTAGAAAGTCACCAGTTCTCGCCGCACAATCACTCCAAGCTGCAGCAGCTCTGGTTAAAGGCCCACTACATCGAAGCCGAGAAGCTCAGGGGGAGGCCCCTCGGTGCCGTGGGCAAGTATCGGGTCCGAAGGAAATTCCCCCTGCCCCGGACGATATGGGACGGGGAAGAGACAAGTTACTGTTTCAAGGAGAAGTCGCGGGGTGTCCTGAGAGAGTGGTACGCTCATAACCCTTACCCATCACCGAGAGAGAAACGGGAGCTGGCTGAAGCCACTGGGCTCACCACCACGCAGGTTAGCAACTGGTTTAAAAACAGAAGACAGAGAGACCGAGCAGCGGAAGCCAAGGAGAG ggagaACAACGAAAACACGAATTCTTCTGGCAATAAACAGAACCAGTTGTCCCCTATCAATCGCAGCAAGAACCTGATGTCTAGTTCGGACGAGGAGTTGTCACCGCCGCAAAGTCCCGACCATTGCACGGGCAGTCCCGTGTTACTGCTGCCCGGGAGTCTGAACCAATCTGTGGATTCCAGCTTCTCTCTTCACGGCCTCAGTTCTTCGCCAGGAGGCCACGCCGGCTCAATCCATCCGCATGGACTTCAGGACACTCTTCTGGGCACTCTAACATCCAGTCTGGTCGACCTGGGATCGTAA